A section of the Microcoleus sp. FACHB-831 genome encodes:
- the secG gene encoding preprotein translocase subunit SecG, translating to MTLVTIIQVIWTLSALLLVVLVLLHSPKGDGIGGIGGQAQMFTSTKSAETALNRVTWTLSVIFMGLTVVLSAGWLPK from the coding sequence ATGACTCTTGTTACCATCATCCAAGTAATCTGGACACTATCTGCTCTGCTCCTGGTTGTTTTAGTGTTGCTGCACAGTCCCAAAGGCGATGGTATTGGGGGCATTGGGGGTCAAGCGCAGATGTTTACCAGTACTAAAAGTGCAGAAACTGCTTTGAACCGAGTCACCTGGACATTGAGTGTTATTTTTATGGGCTTAACTGTAGTTTTAAGCGCGGGTTGGTTGCCAAAATAG
- a CDS encoding peptidase produces MKYLDLQRFKFSSLYKTHNSYSSNSKRARQSCANKTQNVLGTATLTKLLAAIATFFLVVLTHFHNLGNGDVAIAQKPPQLSETALPAAQVHPLPPFLLQWQDKTNSGDYFSGVKQTSVGYLVWSKFPVKVYLERPVELDSASFEGRKFQEWVKGVLQAVQEWKVYLPLEVVEKPEIADIRIGRSRPPLQASFNRETREFQIPRARSAQTRYEFYISQQGILSHRYNIQLSPDQVGNYIAAAARHELGHALGIWGHSPLETDALYFSQVRNPSPISPRDINTLKRVYQQPTRLGWSLSSPNL; encoded by the coding sequence GTGAAATATTTAGACCTCCAAAGATTTAAATTTTCAAGTCTCTACAAGACTCATAATTCTTATTCTTCTAACTCAAAACGTGCTAGGCAAAGCTGCGCTAATAAGACTCAAAACGTGCTAGGCACCGCTACGCTAACAAAACTATTGGCAGCGATCGCTACCTTTTTTTTGGTCGTTTTAACCCATTTTCATAACTTGGGTAATGGCGATGTTGCTATAGCCCAAAAGCCACCCCAATTATCTGAAACTGCCCTACCCGCCGCTCAAGTTCACCCTTTGCCGCCCTTTTTGTTGCAATGGCAAGATAAGACTAATAGCGGCGATTACTTTTCTGGGGTGAAGCAAACTTCGGTTGGCTATTTGGTTTGGTCTAAGTTTCCAGTTAAGGTTTACCTGGAACGACCAGTAGAGTTAGATTCAGCATCCTTTGAGGGACGAAAATTTCAGGAATGGGTAAAAGGCGTGTTGCAGGCGGTGCAGGAATGGAAGGTGTATTTGCCCCTAGAGGTGGTAGAGAAGCCTGAAATAGCGGATATTAGAATCGGGCGATCGCGCCCTCCCCTACAAGCATCTTTCAACCGCGAAACCAGAGAATTTCAAATTCCTCGCGCCCGTTCTGCCCAAACCCGCTATGAGTTTTACATTAGTCAACAAGGAATTTTATCTCATCGCTACAATATCCAGCTTAGTCCCGACCAAGTAGGCAATTACATCGCCGCCGCTGCACGTCACGAACTAGGTCACGCGCTGGGAATTTGGGGTCACAGCCCATTAGAAACAGACGCCTTATATTTTTCCCAGGTACGCAATCCTTCCCCAATTTCTCCCAGAGATATTAATACATTGAAGCGAGTTTACCAGCAACCAACTCGTCTAGGTTGGTCATTATCTAGCCCAAATCTTTAA
- a CDS encoding L-histidine N(alpha)-methyltransferase — protein MATNFHANSQPSSSSNISLPRNVHPSDEFYSIFSEEEVLEIIHALEVKREIPLKYSYKGKGATSWNNFYLKHLIPRWYRSSNLEIDLLRNNFSFINSLTQEVEQLNIIDVGSGNSYPVKEFISKLLKLGKINKYIAVDISEEMLAISRDNFTKWFPKTKFSSYSIDVENNSLNKLLVEHEANLETANTANVFLHLGVTISNHKNRSQALKNFRDSMGKNDLLIFTSESGSNAKWDGIARGGFKYHVDRVYAGIKEKIGIQAEDCELVRKYDVETDSKVANIKLNHNYSIEFDIKGINKKVEISEGEEITIWRHHAYELPELLQELSQAGLELAHLGTNKNKSHLLVICQVASNT, from the coding sequence ATGGCTACAAATTTTCATGCAAATTCGCAACCTTCCTCTTCATCTAATATTTCCCTCCCTCGCAACGTTCACCCAAGTGATGAATTTTACTCTATCTTTTCTGAAGAAGAAGTTTTAGAGATAATTCATGCCTTAGAAGTAAAACGAGAAATACCTTTAAAATATTCTTACAAAGGCAAAGGAGCGACAAGCTGGAATAACTTTTATTTAAAACATCTTATTCCTAGATGGTATCGTTCATCCAACCTGGAAATTGACCTATTGAGGAACAATTTTAGCTTTATTAACTCCCTCACCCAAGAAGTTGAGCAATTAAATATTATAGATGTAGGTTCTGGCAACTCATATCCTGTTAAAGAATTTATTTCTAAATTATTAAAACTAGGGAAAATTAATAAATATATTGCTGTAGATATTAGCGAAGAGATGCTTGCCATATCTAGAGATAATTTTACTAAGTGGTTTCCCAAAACAAAATTTAGTAGCTATAGCATTGACGTAGAAAATAATTCTTTGAATAAACTATTAGTAGAACATGAGGCTAATCTTGAAACTGCCAATACAGCAAACGTATTTTTACATTTAGGCGTAACAATTAGCAATCATAAGAATAGATCCCAGGCGCTCAAAAACTTTAGAGACAGCATGGGTAAAAACGATTTACTGATTTTCACTAGCGAAAGTGGTTCTAATGCCAAATGGGATGGAATAGCCAGAGGCGGTTTTAAATATCATGTAGATCGAGTATACGCAGGAATTAAAGAAAAAATTGGTATTCAAGCAGAAGATTGTGAATTAGTGAGAAAGTATGATGTAGAAACAGACAGCAAAGTTGCAAATATTAAATTAAATCATAACTACTCTATAGAGTTTGATATTAAAGGGATAAATAAGAAAGTTGAAATCTCTGAAGGTGAAGAAATTACTATTTGGAGACATCATGCTTATGAACTACCTGAATTGCTGCAAGAACTATCACAAGCTGGGCTTGAACTCGCCCATCTCGGAACTAATAAAAATAAGTCTCATCTCTTGGTAATTTGTCAGGTAGCCAGTAATACCTAA
- a CDS encoding glycosyltransferase family 4 protein: MHIAWLGKKSPFCGNVTYSREVTNALLDRGYQVSFLHFADEEEEPNQDQWPGFKEVSLPFLYKSQVYTIPTLKSSKILARSLQKLKPDVVHASLTLSPLDFLLPEICEELNIPLVATFHAQFDTKRRNLKSGTQLLAYQLYAPFLANYDRTIIFSQVQRDLLARLGVPKAKIAVIPNGVDVQKYSPGPSNLKSKLKAQRVFVYLGRISTEKNIEALLKGWNQSDMGQGSKLVIVGDGPLRPSLEPIYNSEDGIIWWGVEADEQRRIEILRGSDVFVLPSLVEGLSLSLLEAMACGLACLATDAGADGEVLEKGAGVVIKTQRVVTELRTLLPVFRDHSELTTLLGQKARARVLERYTLRNNISQLEKLYTEVLQERKVPLSGRRY; this comes from the coding sequence ATGCATATCGCTTGGCTGGGAAAGAAATCACCTTTTTGCGGTAATGTCACATACTCTAGAGAAGTCACCAATGCACTGTTAGACCGAGGCTATCAAGTCAGCTTTTTGCACTTCGCCGACGAAGAAGAAGAACCTAATCAGGATCAGTGGCCTGGGTTCAAAGAAGTCTCTCTGCCCTTCCTCTACAAGTCCCAGGTTTACACGATTCCCACGCTCAAATCGAGCAAAATCTTAGCGCGATCGCTCCAGAAGCTAAAGCCAGACGTAGTACACGCTTCCCTCACACTCTCTCCTCTAGACTTCCTGCTGCCGGAGATTTGCGAGGAACTGAATATCCCCCTAGTTGCTACCTTCCACGCCCAATTTGATACCAAGCGACGCAATCTCAAATCGGGAACGCAACTTCTTGCGTATCAGTTGTACGCTCCTTTTTTGGCTAACTACGACCGGACAATTATCTTTTCTCAAGTTCAGCGCGATTTACTCGCACGACTCGGCGTTCCGAAGGCAAAAATCGCCGTAATTCCCAACGGAGTCGATGTCCAAAAATATTCTCCCGGCCCTTCTAACTTAAAATCTAAGTTGAAAGCCCAGCGCGTCTTCGTATACCTGGGGCGGATTTCAACAGAGAAAAACATCGAAGCGCTGCTAAAAGGCTGGAACCAGTCCGATATGGGTCAAGGCAGCAAGTTAGTCATTGTTGGCGACGGCCCATTAAGGCCATCTTTAGAACCAATCTATAACTCTGAAGATGGCATCATCTGGTGGGGCGTCGAGGCTGACGAACAGCGGCGCATCGAAATTCTGCGCGGTTCTGATGTATTTGTTTTACCTTCTCTGGTCGAAGGCTTGTCACTTTCTTTATTAGAAGCGATGGCGTGTGGCCTAGCCTGTCTCGCGACTGATGCTGGTGCCGATGGTGAAGTATTGGAGAAAGGCGCTGGTGTCGTGATTAAGACGCAGCGCGTCGTAACGGAGCTAAGAACGCTTTTACCAGTCTTTCGCGATCATTCAGAGTTAACAACTTTGCTGGGTCAAAAAGCAAGGGCGAGGGTTTTAGAACGTTACACGCTCAGGAACAATATCAGCCAGTTAGAAAAGCTTTACACCGAAGTTTTGCAGGAGCGAAAAGTTCCCCTCAGCGGACGGCGTTATTAA
- a CDS encoding MFS transporter — MPDSGGTGNGEIVAEGGFAPVLKNRNFLALWGGQVFSQLADKVYLVLAIALIANHFGSEDQTISGWVSAVMISFTIPAVVFGSLAGVFVDRWPKKWVMVATNLLRGGLVLAMPFLLWISQGWAPLGTLPLGFCILLGITFLVSTLTQFFAPAEQATIPLIVEPRHLLSANSLYTMTMMASVIVGFAVGEPVLGIADAIAANFGLGVDIGKELVVGGSYAIAGLVLLLIKTGENTSIEHESPHVWQDVRDGVSYLRSNKNVRNALIQLIILFSIFAALSVLAVRLATVLPGIRASQFGFLLAAGGLGMAFGATIVGHAGRKFSHTQLSLYGSMGMAASLVGLGIFTHSLWLSLLLTTCLGTFAALVAVPMQTTIQAETPDQMRGKVFGLQNNVINIALSLPLALAGVAETILGLQTVFLGLAAIAIAGGVLTWYISRTGNEK; from the coding sequence ATGCCTGATTCCGGCGGAACTGGTAACGGCGAAATTGTTGCAGAAGGTGGCTTTGCCCCGGTATTAAAAAACCGTAACTTCCTAGCCTTGTGGGGCGGGCAGGTATTCTCCCAACTGGCAGATAAGGTGTATCTGGTGTTGGCGATCGCCCTAATTGCCAATCACTTTGGGTCTGAAGATCAGACTATCAGCGGCTGGGTTTCTGCCGTAATGATTTCCTTCACCATCCCAGCCGTCGTGTTTGGTTCCCTTGCTGGCGTGTTTGTAGACAGGTGGCCGAAAAAGTGGGTGATGGTGGCAACCAATCTGCTGCGCGGTGGGTTAGTTTTAGCTATGCCCTTCCTGCTGTGGATTTCCCAGGGTTGGGCACCGTTGGGAACCCTGCCCCTCGGTTTCTGCATTCTGCTAGGCATCACTTTCTTAGTTTCTACCCTGACACAGTTTTTTGCACCCGCAGAGCAGGCAACTATTCCCCTGATTGTCGAACCCCGACATCTGCTGTCGGCTAACTCACTTTACACGATGACGATGATGGCATCGGTAATTGTGGGCTTTGCAGTTGGCGAACCAGTTTTGGGAATTGCCGACGCGATCGCCGCTAATTTTGGTTTAGGGGTTGACATTGGCAAGGAACTTGTGGTAGGCGGAAGTTACGCGATCGCCGGACTGGTGTTGCTGTTAATCAAAACTGGCGAAAACACCAGCATCGAGCATGAATCTCCTCATGTTTGGCAAGACGTGCGCGACGGAGTGAGTTATCTGCGCTCCAACAAAAACGTCCGCAATGCCCTGATCCAGCTAATAATTTTGTTTTCCATCTTTGCCGCCCTTTCAGTTCTGGCAGTGCGTCTGGCAACAGTGCTTCCTGGCATCAGAGCCTCCCAGTTCGGCTTTTTACTAGCCGCTGGCGGTTTAGGCATGGCCTTCGGGGCTACAATAGTGGGCCACGCAGGAAGAAAATTCTCCCATACCCAGCTTAGCCTCTATGGTTCTATGGGAATGGCAGCGTCTCTGGTCGGATTGGGTATATTTACTCACAGTCTGTGGCTGTCATTGCTGTTGACAACCTGTTTAGGTACTTTTGCCGCCTTGGTGGCCGTACCGATGCAGACAACGATCCAGGCAGAAACCCCAGACCAAATGCGGGGGAAAGTGTTTGGCTTGCAGAACAACGTCATTAATATAGCGCTGAGTCTGCCTTTAGCCTTAGCAGGAGTTGCCGAGACAATTTTGGGGTTGCAGACAGTATTTCTGGGTTTAGCAGCGATTGCGATCGCAGGAGGGGTCTTAACCTGGTATATTTCCCGTACAGGAAATGAAAAGTGA
- the recO gene encoding DNA repair protein RecO produces the protein MSRTYKATGINLKSMPLGESDRLLTILTKEFGLLRAVAPGARKHKSTLGGRSGLFVVNELMIAKGRSLDKITQAETLESYPGLSKDLGKLSAGQYLAEFVLSQALSDQPQEELFCLLNEHLSRLERLPASKGDGSGAFLVLAHLSHAVFHLLATFGLAPQVQVCCITQQTLKPNFKDPDWRVGFSSAAGGTVSLAALSSQWAGVKQPPAAIAVGMANKSGNQNSSDSTSYTTDAHPQTPLKLTTKLTAIELALLQQMSLAELSEIERSKAENAAWVSVEQTLRQYVQYHIGRSIRSAELMDACFSSQLNSV, from the coding sequence ATGAGTCGAACTTACAAAGCCACTGGAATTAATCTCAAAAGCATGCCGCTGGGGGAGTCTGACCGACTGCTGACAATTTTGACAAAAGAATTTGGCTTGCTCCGGGCGGTAGCACCGGGGGCACGCAAGCACAAATCAACGCTGGGAGGCCGGAGTGGGTTATTTGTGGTTAATGAACTAATGATTGCCAAAGGGCGATCGCTCGATAAAATAACTCAGGCAGAAACCTTGGAGTCTTACCCTGGTTTAAGCAAAGACTTGGGCAAACTCTCAGCAGGGCAATATCTAGCTGAATTCGTACTTTCTCAAGCTTTGAGCGATCAGCCACAGGAGGAACTATTTTGTTTGTTAAACGAACATCTGAGCCGATTGGAGCGTTTACCCGCATCAAAGGGCGACGGTAGCGGTGCATTCTTGGTATTAGCCCACTTGTCCCATGCAGTCTTTCACCTTCTAGCCACATTTGGACTTGCGCCCCAGGTTCAGGTTTGTTGCATCACCCAGCAGACGCTAAAGCCGAACTTTAAAGACCCCGATTGGCGAGTGGGATTTAGTTCCGCCGCTGGTGGAACCGTCAGTTTGGCAGCATTGTCCAGCCAATGGGCGGGGGTAAAGCAACCCCCTGCCGCGATCGCGGTAGGTATGGCGAATAAGTCTGGCAACCAAAATTCGTCTGATTCCACTAGCTACACGACCGATGCCCATCCACAAACACCCCTGAAGCTGACTACCAAGCTAACTGCTATCGAGTTGGCGCTGCTTCAGCAAATGTCGCTCGCCGAACTATCCGAGATCGAAAGGAGTAAGGCGGAAAACGCTGCATGGGTGTCAGTTGAGCAAACCTTACGTCAGTACGTCCAGTATCACATCGGTCGGTCGATTCGCTCGGCAGAGTTGATGGATGCTTGTTTCTCGTCCCAGCTGAATTCCGTATAA
- the deoC gene encoding deoxyribose-phosphate aldolase, producing MAADYPDIDIAPFIDHALLNPAATPEQVEQWCDEADRFKFAAVCVYPAYVRLAVERLHGKSPKVCTVIGFPSGATTKASKLYEAQEAADNGATELDVVINLGLLKSGKTNELHREIAEICESTGQTVKAILETALLTDAEKRLAAEICMEAGVAFLKTSTGLYGGATIADVGLLKEVTRERVGIKASGGIRTIEQAIELILAGATRLGTSRGPDLIRQRDRLEKGIGD from the coding sequence ATGGCGGCAGACTATCCAGATATTGATATTGCCCCGTTCATCGATCACGCTCTGCTGAACCCAGCAGCTACGCCAGAGCAAGTAGAGCAGTGGTGCGACGAAGCCGATAGGTTTAAATTTGCGGCGGTGTGCGTGTATCCCGCCTACGTTCGACTAGCAGTTGAGCGTCTTCACGGCAAGTCACCAAAAGTATGTACCGTGATCGGATTTCCCTCCGGAGCAACAACGAAGGCGTCTAAGCTCTATGAAGCGCAAGAAGCAGCCGACAATGGCGCAACTGAGCTAGATGTAGTCATCAACTTGGGCTTATTGAAATCAGGGAAAACAAACGAGCTGCATCGCGAAATTGCGGAAATTTGCGAGTCAACAGGACAAACAGTGAAGGCGATTTTGGAAACCGCCCTGCTGACAGATGCAGAAAAACGACTCGCTGCGGAAATATGTATGGAGGCGGGAGTAGCATTCTTAAAAACCAGCACAGGGCTGTATGGAGGAGCCACAATTGCAGACGTGGGACTTTTGAAGGAAGTCACGCGAGAGCGAGTGGGCATTAAAGCATCGGGGGGAATCCGTACTATCGAGCAAGCTATAGAGTTAATTCTGGCAGGAGCCACTCGTTTAGGCACTTCTCGCGGTCCCGACTTGATTCGGCAGCGCGATAGGCTAGAAAAGGGGATTGGGGACTAA
- a CDS encoding DUF3592 domain-containing protein, translating into MKTEDKTLTIIITVFSLIGATFFGIGLFSFIDTQKFIKTAASTEGVVFELNPVQSRKNRGFTYAPVVKFQTPDGKNIQFQSSTSSNPPEFSVGQTVPVLYNRSNPQEAQVDSFVQLWLLPTVFGGFGIIFMGVGPTLIVIPLLSKKKEKWLQENGQKIQTKFSNVEWNTSLKVNGQSPYIIVSQWCDPAAYEVYTFRSQNIWFNPEEFIKSSGTDLIDVYVDPKNMKKHYMDISFLPKLNN; encoded by the coding sequence ATGAAGACAGAAGACAAAACGCTGACTATAATAATCACTGTTTTTAGTTTAATTGGCGCTACGTTCTTTGGAATCGGCCTTTTTAGTTTTATTGATACACAAAAATTTATTAAAACTGCTGCTTCTACTGAGGGTGTTGTTTTTGAACTTAACCCAGTGCAGTCTAGAAAAAATAGAGGCTTTACTTATGCTCCCGTCGTAAAATTTCAAACCCCAGATGGTAAAAATATCCAGTTTCAATCAAGCACTTCCTCAAACCCACCTGAGTTTAGTGTTGGACAAACGGTTCCAGTCCTCTACAATCGCAGCAATCCGCAAGAAGCACAAGTAGATTCGTTTGTTCAGCTTTGGCTGCTACCTACGGTTTTTGGCGGTTTTGGCATAATTTTTATGGGAGTAGGACCAACGCTAATTGTAATTCCTCTCTTATCAAAGAAGAAGGAAAAATGGCTTCAGGAAAATGGTCAAAAAATTCAGACTAAGTTTAGCAATGTAGAATGGAATACTTCTCTGAAAGTAAACGGTCAGTCCCCTTACATAATCGTTTCTCAGTGGTGCGATCCAGCTGCTTATGAAGTTTATACCTTTAGAAGCCAAAACATTTGGTTTAACCCTGAAGAGTTTATTAAAAGTAGCGGTACAGATTTAATAGATGTATATGTCGATCCAAAGAATATGAAAAAGCACTATATGGATATATCTTTCCTGCCAAAATTGAATAATTAA
- a CDS encoding ABC transporter ATP-binding protein/permease: MNKPDNLNRINGKLWERFWAIAKPYWVSEEKKGAIALLVVLVVLRITISRLDVFKIELYSDYMNALSERDSATFYRLLFTYGAVLIFIAPILVSRRFVRDKLGLFWRRWLTNHFLDKYFRDRAYYEINQTGQIDNPDQRISDEVKAFTRTSLGFLLIFIGEFVELISFIDVLWRISINLVIVALGYAGVGTAIAVVVGRKLIPLNFKQLKLEADFRYGLIHVRDNAESIAFYRGEEQESAQVKRKFDKVFNNFTKLINWQRNLEFFTTGYNYVDNIIPVLIMSYPYFAGDIKLGVILKAVIAFRHVLSAFSVIVNQFDDLSAFAAGVNRLETFEEALVAPDEARRNGANIDTTEASQFALEHITLSTPNREKTLVQNVSATVEPGEGLLIMGQSGCGKSSLLRAIAGLWNSGTGRVLRPKLEETLFLPQRPYMILGTLRQQLLYPHTSREVEENKLHEVLVMVNLADLPERVGGFDAELDWADILSLGEQQRLAFARLLLTAPKYAILDESTSALDIKNEQRLYQHLQEKGTTLISVGHRPSLLAFHHQVLELEGGGKWRLVPAEGYTSAAYGMG; encoded by the coding sequence ATGAATAAACCTGACAACTTAAATCGTATCAATGGAAAATTGTGGGAACGGTTTTGGGCGATCGCGAAACCTTACTGGGTGTCAGAAGAAAAAAAAGGCGCGATCGCGCTTTTAGTAGTTTTAGTAGTTTTGAGGATAACTATCAGCAGACTTGATGTGTTCAAAATAGAGCTTTACAGCGACTATATGAACGCACTCTCTGAGAGAGACTCAGCTACATTTTATCGGCTATTATTCACCTACGGCGCTGTGTTGATATTTATCGCTCCCATATTAGTTAGCCGCAGATTTGTGAGAGATAAATTAGGGTTGTTTTGGCGGCGGTGGTTGACGAATCATTTTTTAGATAAATATTTCCGCGATCGCGCTTACTACGAAATTAACCAAACCGGACAAATTGACAACCCGGATCAGCGCATATCTGACGAAGTAAAAGCATTTACTAGAACATCTCTAGGTTTTTTATTAATTTTTATAGGCGAGTTTGTTGAACTAATTTCTTTTATAGATGTTTTGTGGCGAATTTCTATAAATTTGGTAATTGTAGCTCTTGGTTACGCGGGAGTAGGTACGGCGATCGCTGTTGTTGTGGGGAGGAAATTAATTCCGCTGAACTTTAAGCAACTCAAGTTAGAAGCAGATTTTCGTTATGGTTTAATTCACGTCCGCGACAATGCTGAATCAATAGCCTTTTACAGAGGAGAGGAGCAAGAGTCAGCACAAGTAAAGAGAAAATTTGATAAAGTATTCAATAATTTTACTAAACTGATTAATTGGCAGCGAAATTTAGAGTTCTTTACAACGGGATATAACTACGTTGATAACATCATCCCAGTCTTAATAATGTCCTATCCATATTTTGCGGGGGACATTAAGTTGGGAGTTATTCTAAAAGCAGTTATTGCTTTCCGTCATGTTTTGAGCGCGTTTTCGGTAATTGTGAATCAGTTTGACGATTTGAGCGCTTTTGCAGCAGGGGTGAATCGTTTAGAAACTTTTGAAGAAGCGTTGGTTGCGCCTGATGAAGCACGTCGAAACGGCGCTAATATTGATACAACTGAGGCTTCTCAGTTTGCTTTAGAACATATTACTTTGTCTACCCCGAACCGTGAAAAGACTTTAGTTCAAAATGTTTCAGCAACAGTGGAACCGGGGGAAGGGTTATTGATTATGGGACAAAGTGGATGCGGTAAGAGTTCTTTATTGAGGGCGATCGCGGGTTTGTGGAATTCTGGTACTGGGCGAGTTTTACGACCAAAATTAGAGGAAACATTATTTTTACCGCAGCGACCTTATATGATTTTGGGCACGTTGCGACAGCAGCTATTATATCCCCACACGAGTCGTGAAGTTGAGGAAAATAAGCTGCATGAAGTGTTAGTTATGGTAAATTTAGCAGACTTGCCGGAAAGAGTGGGCGGTTTTGATGCTGAACTAGATTGGGCTGATATTTTATCGTTAGGAGAACAACAGCGTTTAGCATTTGCAAGGCTGTTGTTAACAGCGCCTAAATACGCAATTTTGGATGAATCAACAAGCGCCTTGGATATTAAAAACGAACAACGTTTATATCAGCATTTGCAAGAGAAAGGGACAACGTTGATTAGTGTAGGTCATCGTCCCAGTTTGTTGGCATTTCACCACCAAGTTTTAGAACTAGAGGGGGGTGGTAAGTGGCGATTGGTTCCAGCGGAGGGATATACCTCCGCCGCTTATGGAATGGGGTAA
- a CDS encoding metal ABC transporter substrate-binding protein, translated as MAHKQVRKQGWLKTFSVILALWVSGCDRADNRANPAANGKPSVVATSTIIADLTNRVAGDEIQLKGILKPGADPHVYEPVPADSQALEKAKLILYNGYNLEPGLIKLMNASGVQVRKVAVGEVAKPLQLEKGKGEVVPDPHVWGDVDNVILMVNAIRDALIELAPEDRDKFSQNAEKLTAELKQLDTWVTEEIKTIPADKRKLVTTHDAFQYYARGYGIAIAGTLIGISTEEQPSAQTVQKLVEAVKKAGVAAIFAETTINPALINTVAQESGVKLAPRQLYSDSIGAPGSDGDSYIKMIEANTRTIVEALGGKYTPFQTATTTKK; from the coding sequence ATGGCTCACAAGCAAGTTAGAAAACAGGGATGGCTGAAGACGTTTAGCGTAATACTGGCACTCTGGGTAAGCGGCTGCGATCGCGCCGATAACCGTGCTAACCCAGCCGCAAATGGCAAGCCTAGTGTGGTGGCGACTAGCACCATCATCGCGGACTTAACCAATCGGGTAGCAGGAGACGAAATTCAGCTCAAAGGAATATTGAAACCGGGAGCCGACCCCCACGTTTACGAACCAGTACCAGCAGACTCTCAAGCTTTGGAGAAAGCGAAGCTAATTCTGTACAACGGCTATAATTTGGAACCGGGGCTGATTAAGCTAATGAACGCCAGCGGCGTTCAGGTTCGCAAGGTAGCGGTTGGTGAGGTAGCAAAGCCGTTACAACTCGAGAAAGGCAAGGGAGAAGTTGTGCCAGACCCCCATGTTTGGGGCGATGTTGATAACGTCATCCTAATGGTCAATGCTATACGCGATGCATTAATCGAGCTTGCACCGGAAGACAGAGATAAATTTAGCCAGAATGCAGAGAAACTGACTGCTGAGTTAAAGCAACTAGATACTTGGGTTACTGAAGAAATTAAAACTATTCCAGCCGATAAGCGCAAATTGGTGACAACACACGATGCATTTCAATATTATGCTCGCGGGTATGGGATAGCGATCGCGGGTACTTTAATTGGCATCAGTACCGAAGAACAACCGAGTGCCCAAACTGTACAAAAGTTAGTGGAAGCTGTTAAGAAAGCTGGAGTTGCTGCGATATTTGCAGAGACAACAATTAACCCAGCTTTGATTAATACAGTAGCGCAAGAATCTGGAGTTAAATTAGCCCCACGTCAGTTATATTCTGATTCGATTGGCGCACCTGGTAGCGATGGCGATTCCTACATCAAAATGATTGAGGCAAATACTCGCACAATTGTGGAAGCCTTGGGGGGAAAATATACGCCCTTTCAGACAGCGACGACAACTAAGAAGTGA
- a CDS encoding metal ABC transporter ATP-binding protein: MVCNLQDRALATHAGTTINVSHVGVQYRMVEALRDVSFAIQPGRLTGIIGPNGAGKSTLMKAMLGLIPVTSGTVVYGGKPLMEQRERVAYVPQRSQIDWTYPATVWDVVMMGRVKKTGWFRRFSTVSRRVAADALERVGMGAYRDRPIGQLSGGQQQRVFLARALAQEADVFCFDEPFAGIDQKTQAIIFNIFQELATAGKTVLVVNHDLGESINHFDDLILLNTDLIAAGSRQEVLSKENLYRAYGGQVMFFAQAA, translated from the coding sequence ATGGTATGCAATTTGCAAGATAGAGCGCTAGCGACACATGCTGGTACAACGATTAATGTCAGCCATGTGGGAGTGCAGTACCGGATGGTAGAGGCGCTGCGCGATGTCAGTTTTGCCATACAACCAGGGCGGCTAACTGGAATTATTGGCCCAAATGGTGCTGGCAAAAGTACCCTGATGAAGGCGATGCTGGGGTTGATTCCCGTTACAAGTGGCACTGTGGTGTACGGGGGTAAACCTTTGATGGAACAACGGGAACGGGTTGCTTACGTGCCGCAGCGATCGCAGATTGACTGGACTTACCCCGCTACTGTCTGGGATGTCGTAATGATGGGCAGGGTGAAGAAAACTGGCTGGTTCCGTCGCTTCTCCACAGTTAGCCGCCGCGTAGCAGCAGACGCCCTAGAACGGGTAGGTATGGGCGCTTACCGCGATCGCCCCATTGGGCAACTTTCAGGCGGACAGCAGCAGCGAGTCTTCCTAGCACGCGCACTAGCTCAAGAAGCAGATGTTTTCTGTTTTGATGAGCCGTTTGCTGGTATTGACCAAAAAACCCAAGCCATCATTTTTAACATCTTCCAAGAATTAGCCACCGCTGGCAAAACAGTTTTAGTTGTCAACCACGACTTAGGCGAATCTATCAACCATTTTGATGACTTGATTTTGCTAAATACCGATTTAATCGCCGCAGGTTCCCGCCAAGAAGTGTTGAGTAAGGAAAACTTGTATAGGGCTTATGGCGGTCAAGTGATGTTCTTTGCTCAAGCAGCTTAG